A single region of the Buteo buteo chromosome 18, bButBut1.hap1.1, whole genome shotgun sequence genome encodes:
- the THAP12 gene encoding 52 kDa repressor of the inhibitor of the protein kinase isoform X1: MPNFCAAPNCTRKSTQSDLAFFRFPRDPVRCQRWVENCRRADLEDKTPDQLNKHYRLCAKHFETSMICRSSPYRTVLRDNAVPTIFDLTSHLNNPHSRHRKRIKELSEDEIRTLKQQKIDEAFEREQATQELNESNEQNTVSEEGGEEQEEEAVPLTLEERENKDYLKSLFEILILMGKQNIPLDGHNVDELPEGIFTSDNFQALLEYRINAGDEVLRKRFEMTAVNLEYCSKTQQKQMLEICENCVREETLREVRDAHFFSIVTDEVVDIAGEEHLPVLVRFVDDSHNLREEFIGFLPYEADPEILAVKFHTTITEKWGLNMEYCRGQAYIVSSGFASKMKIVATRLLEKYPQAVYTLCSSCALNVWLAKSVPVVGVSNAMGTIEEVCCLFNQSPQLLVELDNTISVLFQNNEEKGNELKEICRSQWTGRHDIFEVLVDLMQALVLCLDAVSSDSSIRWNNFIAGRAFVLSSALTDFDFIVTIVILKNVLSFTRAFGKNLQGQTSDVFFAASSLTAVLHSLNEVMENIEVYHEFWFEEATNLAAKLDVQIKLPGKFRRAQQGNLDSEVTSENYYKEILSVPTVEHIIQELKDMFSEQHLKALKCLSLVPSVMGQLKFNTSEEHHADMYKKDLPNPDTLSAELHCWRIKWKHRGKDIELPATIYEALHLPDIKFFPNVYALLKVLCILPVMKVENEKYEIGRKRLKAYLKNTLTEQRSSNLALLNINFDIKHDLDLMVDTYIKLYPDKVEFQEDFIPSNNSEVAEDA, from the exons aTGCCGAACTTCTGTGCGGCTCCCAACTGCACCCGCAAGAGCACACAGTCCGACCTGGCTTTCTTCCGCTTCCCCCGGGACCCGGTCAG ATGTCAAAGATGGGTAGAGAACTGTCGAAGGGCAGATTTAGAAGATAAAACTCCAGATCAACTCAACAAGCATTACAGATTGTGCGCTAAACATTTTGAGACTTCTATGATATGTAGAAGT AGCCCTTACAGAACGGTTTTACGGGATAATGCTGTGCCAACTATATTTGACCTTACAAGTCACTTGAACAATCCCCACAGCAGACATAGGAAAAGGATAAAAGAGCTG agtgaaGATGAAATAAGAACACTGAAGCAGCAAAAGA TTGATGAAGCTTTTGAACGGGAACAGGCAACTCAAGAATTGAATGAAAGCAATGAACAAAATACTGTctcagaggaaggaggggaagaacaAGAGGAAGAAGCTGTCCCCTtaacactggaagaaagagaaaacaaagattacCTTAAATCTTTGTTTGAAATTTTGATCCTAATGGGTAAACAAAATATTCCTTTGGATGGCCATAATGTTGATGAGCTTCCAGAAGGTATTTTTACTTCAGATAACTTTCAAGCTCTACTGGAATATAGAATAAATGCTGGAGATGAAGTTCTGAGGAAACGATTTGAGATGACTGCAGTCAATCTTGAGTATTGTTCAAAAACTCAGCAGAAGCAAATGCTTGAGATCTGTGAAAACTGTGTTAGAGAAGAGACACTGAGGGAAGTAAGAGACGCACACTTCTTTTCTATTGTCACCGATGAAGTAGTAGACATAGCAGGAGAGGAACATTTGCCAGTGTTAGTGAGATTTGTTGATGATTCTCATAATCTGAGAGAAGAATTCATAGGGTTTTTACCATATGAGGCTGATCCTGAAATTTTAGCTGTTAAGTTCCACACGACTATTACTGAAAAGTGGGGTCTAAACATGGAGTACTGTCGAGGTCAAGCCTACATCGTCTCCAGTGGGTTTGCTTCTAAAATGAAGATTGTGGCTACAAGACTCTTGGAAAAGTATCCACAAGCTGTGTATACACTGTGTTCCTCTTGTGCCTTAAATGTTTGGCTGGCAAAATCCGTTCCTGTTGTTGGTGTTTCCAATGCAATGGGAACAATTGAAGAagtttgctgtctttttaatCAGTCTCCGCAATTACTAGTAGAACTGGACAAcacaatttctgttctttttcagaacAATGAGGAGAAGGGTAATGAGCTGAAGGAGATCTGCCGTTCTCAGTGGACAGGCAGACATGATATTTTCGAGGTTTTAGTGGACCTCATGCAAGCGTTGGTACTGTGCTTGGATGCGGTAAGCAGCGACTCGTCTATTAGGTGGAACAACTTTATTGCGGGTCGAGCATTTGTACTTTCAAGTGCACTAACAGATTTTGACTTCATTGTCACTATTGTAATTCTGAAAAACGTTCTGTCTTTTACAAGAGCATTCGGAAAAAATCTCCAAGGACAAACATCAGATGTATTTTTTGCAGCTAGCAGCTTAACAGCAGTGTTGCATTCTCTGAATGAAGTGATGGAGAATATTGAAGTTTACCATGAATTTTGGTTTGAGGAAGCAACAAATTTGGCTGCAAAACTGGATGTACAAATTAAACTCCCAGGTAAATTTCGCAGGGCACAACAGGGGAACTTGGACTCTGAGGTAACGTCAGAAAATTACTACAAAGAAATCCTTAGTGTCCCCACAGTGGAGCATATTATTCAAGAATTAAAAGATATGTTCTCAGAACAACATTTAAAAGCTCTCAAGTGCTTATCGTTAGTGCCCTCAGTCATGGGGCAGCTCAAATTCAATACGTCCGAGGAGCATCACGCTGACATGTACAAAAAGGACTTGCCTAATCCAGACACACTTTCTGCTGAGCTTCATTGTTGGAGAATCAAGtggaagcacagaggaaaagatATTGAACTTCCAGCTACTATTTATGAAGCACTTCACTTGCCTGACATAAAGTTTTTCCCTAACGTTTACGCATTGCTTAAAGTCTTGTGCATACTTCCAGTGATGAAGGtggagaatgaaaaatatgaaataggACGAAAGCGCTTAAAGGCTTACCTGAAAAACACCTTGACAGAACAAAGGTCAAGCAACCTAGCTTTGCTGAACATAAACTTTGATATAAAACATGACTTAGATTTAATGGTGGACACCTACATTAAACTCTATCCAGATAAAGTGGAATTTCAAGAAGACTTTATTCCCTCAAACAACTCTGAAGTAGCAGAAGATGCTTAA
- the THAP12 gene encoding 52 kDa repressor of the inhibitor of the protein kinase isoform X2, with the protein MICRSSPYRTVLRDNAVPTIFDLTSHLNNPHSRHRKRIKELSEDEIRTLKQQKIDEAFEREQATQELNESNEQNTVSEEGGEEQEEEAVPLTLEERENKDYLKSLFEILILMGKQNIPLDGHNVDELPEGIFTSDNFQALLEYRINAGDEVLRKRFEMTAVNLEYCSKTQQKQMLEICENCVREETLREVRDAHFFSIVTDEVVDIAGEEHLPVLVRFVDDSHNLREEFIGFLPYEADPEILAVKFHTTITEKWGLNMEYCRGQAYIVSSGFASKMKIVATRLLEKYPQAVYTLCSSCALNVWLAKSVPVVGVSNAMGTIEEVCCLFNQSPQLLVELDNTISVLFQNNEEKGNELKEICRSQWTGRHDIFEVLVDLMQALVLCLDAVSSDSSIRWNNFIAGRAFVLSSALTDFDFIVTIVILKNVLSFTRAFGKNLQGQTSDVFFAASSLTAVLHSLNEVMENIEVYHEFWFEEATNLAAKLDVQIKLPGKFRRAQQGNLDSEVTSENYYKEILSVPTVEHIIQELKDMFSEQHLKALKCLSLVPSVMGQLKFNTSEEHHADMYKKDLPNPDTLSAELHCWRIKWKHRGKDIELPATIYEALHLPDIKFFPNVYALLKVLCILPVMKVENEKYEIGRKRLKAYLKNTLTEQRSSNLALLNINFDIKHDLDLMVDTYIKLYPDKVEFQEDFIPSNNSEVAEDA; encoded by the exons ATGATATGTAGAAGT AGCCCTTACAGAACGGTTTTACGGGATAATGCTGTGCCAACTATATTTGACCTTACAAGTCACTTGAACAATCCCCACAGCAGACATAGGAAAAGGATAAAAGAGCTG agtgaaGATGAAATAAGAACACTGAAGCAGCAAAAGA TTGATGAAGCTTTTGAACGGGAACAGGCAACTCAAGAATTGAATGAAAGCAATGAACAAAATACTGTctcagaggaaggaggggaagaacaAGAGGAAGAAGCTGTCCCCTtaacactggaagaaagagaaaacaaagattacCTTAAATCTTTGTTTGAAATTTTGATCCTAATGGGTAAACAAAATATTCCTTTGGATGGCCATAATGTTGATGAGCTTCCAGAAGGTATTTTTACTTCAGATAACTTTCAAGCTCTACTGGAATATAGAATAAATGCTGGAGATGAAGTTCTGAGGAAACGATTTGAGATGACTGCAGTCAATCTTGAGTATTGTTCAAAAACTCAGCAGAAGCAAATGCTTGAGATCTGTGAAAACTGTGTTAGAGAAGAGACACTGAGGGAAGTAAGAGACGCACACTTCTTTTCTATTGTCACCGATGAAGTAGTAGACATAGCAGGAGAGGAACATTTGCCAGTGTTAGTGAGATTTGTTGATGATTCTCATAATCTGAGAGAAGAATTCATAGGGTTTTTACCATATGAGGCTGATCCTGAAATTTTAGCTGTTAAGTTCCACACGACTATTACTGAAAAGTGGGGTCTAAACATGGAGTACTGTCGAGGTCAAGCCTACATCGTCTCCAGTGGGTTTGCTTCTAAAATGAAGATTGTGGCTACAAGACTCTTGGAAAAGTATCCACAAGCTGTGTATACACTGTGTTCCTCTTGTGCCTTAAATGTTTGGCTGGCAAAATCCGTTCCTGTTGTTGGTGTTTCCAATGCAATGGGAACAATTGAAGAagtttgctgtctttttaatCAGTCTCCGCAATTACTAGTAGAACTGGACAAcacaatttctgttctttttcagaacAATGAGGAGAAGGGTAATGAGCTGAAGGAGATCTGCCGTTCTCAGTGGACAGGCAGACATGATATTTTCGAGGTTTTAGTGGACCTCATGCAAGCGTTGGTACTGTGCTTGGATGCGGTAAGCAGCGACTCGTCTATTAGGTGGAACAACTTTATTGCGGGTCGAGCATTTGTACTTTCAAGTGCACTAACAGATTTTGACTTCATTGTCACTATTGTAATTCTGAAAAACGTTCTGTCTTTTACAAGAGCATTCGGAAAAAATCTCCAAGGACAAACATCAGATGTATTTTTTGCAGCTAGCAGCTTAACAGCAGTGTTGCATTCTCTGAATGAAGTGATGGAGAATATTGAAGTTTACCATGAATTTTGGTTTGAGGAAGCAACAAATTTGGCTGCAAAACTGGATGTACAAATTAAACTCCCAGGTAAATTTCGCAGGGCACAACAGGGGAACTTGGACTCTGAGGTAACGTCAGAAAATTACTACAAAGAAATCCTTAGTGTCCCCACAGTGGAGCATATTATTCAAGAATTAAAAGATATGTTCTCAGAACAACATTTAAAAGCTCTCAAGTGCTTATCGTTAGTGCCCTCAGTCATGGGGCAGCTCAAATTCAATACGTCCGAGGAGCATCACGCTGACATGTACAAAAAGGACTTGCCTAATCCAGACACACTTTCTGCTGAGCTTCATTGTTGGAGAATCAAGtggaagcacagaggaaaagatATTGAACTTCCAGCTACTATTTATGAAGCACTTCACTTGCCTGACATAAAGTTTTTCCCTAACGTTTACGCATTGCTTAAAGTCTTGTGCATACTTCCAGTGATGAAGGtggagaatgaaaaatatgaaataggACGAAAGCGCTTAAAGGCTTACCTGAAAAACACCTTGACAGAACAAAGGTCAAGCAACCTAGCTTTGCTGAACATAAACTTTGATATAAAACATGACTTAGATTTAATGGTGGACACCTACATTAAACTCTATCCAGATAAAGTGGAATTTCAAGAAGACTTTATTCCCTCAAACAACTCTGAAGTAGCAGAAGATGCTTAA